A stretch of DNA from Synechococcus sp. PROS-9-1:
ATGGCGATCGGATCTGCCGTTTCGCTGCGCCGTAAAGCGACCGCTTCCAGCGCAGTGAGTCCTCCGTTGCGGTCGATCAGCTCTTGGCCAAGCGCATTGATGGCACTGCCATCAAATTGCAGGCCCTTGCTGAGAGAACCGCGTCTTTGCACCTCGGCCAAGGTGGAGGCAAGGAGAAGGTTCAGTCGGTTGCGTACGGCTTCTGGGTCACGTTCATTGCTCGCGAGGGTGGTGCGGGCTAACACCTCACCCTCCCTGGTTACCGTGACATTGGGGCGCACTTCAGGGAAGGCGTACACAACGGTTTCGCCAAGGAGCACATTGGCTGCTGAGCGGATGTTCACAACCCAGGTTCCAGGTTTGCGAATCGTTTGCTCCAAGCGCTGGATATCGGGTCGAGGAACCAGCAGGAGCTGGCGCTCAACCGGTTGGCCAGGAAGCACTTTTTGATAGGCCTGAAGATTGGCGTCTCGCAGTAGCTGATCAATGACCGCTTTTGCCTGATCGGGGCGTTCGAGCTTCAGGGTCGCGGTGGCAAGTGGCTGACCGCTGCTAATGGCGACGTTTCCGCGCCGCAGCGCTAAGAGAGAGTCTTCCAGTTGATTGAGTTCCTTCTCGCCACTACGAATTTGCGAGCGCACGGCCGAGAGTTCCTGCTCGGTGCGTTGGATCTCAACATCTTTCGCATCCACGTCTTGGCTCAATCGCTGCCGCTCCTCTTCTAAGGATCGGGTTTGTTCCTGGAGGGGCTTGAGGGTGCGACGCAGTTCTGCCGCTCGCTGTTGGGCCGTTGTGAGCTCTTTGCCGGCTTGCTTCTGAGCGCGTTTGCTTGTTTTGAGGTCGGCGCGACTGCTCCGCAATTTGGATTCGAGAGCATTGAGTTCAAACAGGCCGACCCTCAGCTGCCGACTCACCAACAGCAAGAGTCCAAGGGAAAGCGCACTAATCAGGCTGCCCGTTAACACCGTAATCACCACTGCCGTGCGCTTCGGACGCAGTCCAAGCAAGCTCAGCCGAGCTTTCCCTACGCGAGAGCCAAGGCGGTCTCCCAGAGTGGAGAGCACGCCTCCAAGCACAAGCAAAGCGAGAAGTAGAAACCAACCGGTCACGGAGAATGAAGGATCAGAGTTCGGACGTGAGCTCCATCTTCACCTGAATGGTCAGCTGAACCGTTTGGCTAGAGCGATTGGATCGAGAACAGTGATCTTTTTGCGATCGATATCGACAAGGCTCGATGACTTGAGGTCCCCAAGGAGACGAGTGATTGTCACGCGTGTGGAACCGATGGCCTCGGCGATGGCTTGGTGTGAAAGGCGTAGGTCGATGGTGATGCCACGTTGACCAGGCACGCCGAAATCTCGACACAGCACCAGCAGAAAACTCACCAGCCGAGATGACATGTCCCGATGGGTGAGGGTTTCGATCATCGTTTCGGTCTGAAGAATCCTGCTGGACAGACCCTGCAACAACAGCAAGCCAACACTGGTGTCAGCTTCGATAGCCTGCCGAACAGATGTGGCTGGAGCCGTCACCATCTCCACTCTTGTGAAAGCGATTGAGTGGTAGAAGCGATCAGAGCGGTGACCTGTTAGTAACGACAGAACCCCAAACAAACTGTTTTCACGTAACAAGGCAACAGTGATTTCCTCTCCAGATTCGTAAACCCTGGAGAGGCGGACGGCACCTCGTCGAATGAGATAGACCTTTTCAGCAGGGTCGCCAGGGAAAAAGATGGTTTTCCCACGCTCCACCATCTCGGTATTGGCACCATCGAGTCCCCGAATAACGTCTTGAAGGGTGCGGCTGGCTGGAACCGAGGGGCTTCCGAAGTTCGAGCCCACCGGGCGAATTGTTGGTGGTGCGTAGCGGCTGAAGCCGCGGCTGACCTCGCCCATGGTCCCTACTCGTACTTCGGGATGCTATGGATCAGCCCCTCCTGCTCATGTAGCAAGGAACACGAAACTCCGCATTTTCACCTAGCGGAGAGCGCCGTTCTTTGATCGTTCATGATCTGCTTCAGGCCAGGCTCGGCTAGGTCAAGAAGGGCATTGAGCTGGTCACGGCTAAAAGGAGCTCCTTCCGCAGTGCCCTGCAGCTCCAGCAAATGCCCTTCTTCGTTCATCACGATGTTGAGATCCACATCGGCTTGGCTGTCTTCGCTGTAGTCGAGATCGAGAAGGGGGCGATTGTGGATCACGCCAACGGAGACGGCGGCCACCTGGGATTGGACAGGGTTGGTGTTGAGGACCCCTTGTTGAACAAGACGCTCACAGGCGCGTTGAAGCGCGACCCAAGATCCGCTGATCGCAGCGGTGCGGGTGCCTGCATCCGCCTGAATCACATCGCAATCGATTCTCAACGTGTTTTCGCCGAGAGCTTCCATGTTGATGGCTGCGCGCAGGCTGCGGCCGATTAGGCGCTGAATCTCTTGGGTGCGTCCGCTCAATTTGAGCAGTTCTCTGTTTTGACGCTCCGGAGTTGATCCAGGCAGGAGTCGGTATTCGGCGCTGAGCCACCCCTTGCCTTGATCTTTGCGCCAGCGAGGCACCCCTTCTTGATGACAAACGCTGCAAAGAACAGCGGTGCGTCCGCTGTGGATGATCACTGAACTCAGGGCAAATCCCATGGGATCCCAGCTGATCGAGAAGGGGCGAAGGTCGCCCGGCTGACGTCCGTCATTGCGAGAGGTATCGGTCATAAGCCCAGGGTGCGGAGGTGCTTTGAGCCTGCCAGTTGGCTTGGCACACCATGGATGGTGTTAAAACACTTGTGCATTCGATTTTCACCGCTAGATTCATCCACATCCGGATTTGCCGGACCTCGGCGAATGTGATGACCATCAGCCTCAGCCCTCTCCATCATTCCCGTGAGCCGCGCACTGGTGACCACAGGACTCTCGAGCAAGCAGGGCTTCGAAGACTTCCCTCAGTAGAGGCTCGTCCACCCCTGCGTTTGGTAGCTCCAGAAGGGCAGCTCCAGGTGCATACCGCCTCATTTCGGGGGAGCTTTTCTGGTGTGCTGAGCCAGGCGCTGCGGACGGCAGGCCTGGGTAGCAATGTCTTGATCGCCCAGTTCCTCAAGGGTGGTGTGGGCCAAGGGCCCGAGAGCCGCCTCACCCTGTGCGATCGACTTCGATGGTTGAGGCCTTCCGTGACGGAATGCCTTTCAGAGGAAGCTTCTAGCCGCGATGATGAGGTCAAGGAGGCTGTTCAGTCGGTCTGGGAGATCTGCAAAACCCATCTCTTGGAAGGCACGTTGGACCAACTCGTGCTGGATGAGATTGGCTTGGCGATCGAGCTGGGCTATCTGAGCCATGAGGATGTCTTGTCGGTGTTGGAGCAAAGGCCATCAGCCATGGATGTGATCGTGACGGGGCCGGCGATCCCTGCAGAGATGATGGAGATGGCTGATCAAGTCACGGAATTGCGTAGAGGTTTCTAATGCTGAAGAACGATCGCTGGATTACGGATCAGGCTGATGCAGGGATGCTCGAGCCTTTCCAAAATGGATTAGTGCGCCATCTAGATCCGGATCAACGGAAAAGTCCGGTTCTTAGTTTTGGCTGCTCTTCTTATGGGTACGACTTGAGGCTTTCGCCTAAGGAGTTTTTGATTTTTCGCCATGTTCCTGGCACGATCATGAATCCCAAGCGATTCAACCCTGACAACCTTGAATCAACCCCCATTCATCATGACGAGGATGGGGACTATTTCATCCTTCCGGCGCATTCGTATGGCCTCGGTGTTGCCCTCGAAAAGATGCGAGTGCCACCCAACATCACGGTCATTTGTCTTGGCAAGAGCACCTATGCCCGTTTAGGCATCATTGTGAATACGACTCCGGCAGAGGCTGGCTGGGAAGGTCATCTCACCTTGGAATTTAGTAATAGTTCTGGTGCTGATTGTCGTATTTACGCCAATGAAGGGATCTGCCAGTTGTTGTTTTTTGAAGGGGATCCTTGTGAAACCACCTACAGCGACCGACAAGGTAAATATCAGCATCAACCCGAGCGGGTGACGCTGGCCAAGGTTTAAATCAAGCTGAATTCAGAGATGAATGATGATTGTTAATTCCTAAAATTGTTTTTAGGGAGCAAGCCGGGCTTTATGCAATCTTGTCTTTTCGTACCAAGTTGCAAATTCTGGAGTCCAAGCTTTGAGATGGGGCCACATCAAATCGCAGAGTTCGCGGATTTCTTGCTGGGCATCGAGCTTGGCGCGTAGATCCATGAAATGCAGGAAGGCCCTGAGCGTGAAACTCACCACGAAATGTTGCCTGTAATCGAAGGGGAGGATGCCGCGAGCATGTTCTTCCGCAAAGCCCGCCTGAAGCAATTCCTGATACCGCTCGGCGCTGATTTTGCAGTGGTTTAAATCTTTTTGGCGTTCAGCCTCGCTGTAGAGGTATTTCTTGCCCTTGCGGTCGCTGTACTCACCAACGGGGCGCAGATAAAACACCTCTTCGAGATCGAGTTCTCCAAGTGCAGCCCTACAGATGCGATCGCCTGTGTAGCGCATGGATTGAACATCAAAACTGACGCCCACCCGGTGCGTCCGCGCCTGTTGCATCACGGAATGAGGAAACCAGCCCACGTTCAACACAATCTGGGCATGCTCCATGGGCCCGTAATGCCCCCGTTCTCCCGCTAGGAGGCGTTTGACGCAGATTTCGCCTGCTTTGGTCTCATCCGGCCATTGCTCGCGATCGCCCGCGACGAAGCCCTCGCTGTAGTCCTGGTGCATTCCCACATACACGCACTGTTGCGGATTCGGGGTTGCGGCAATCAGGTCAACTCGAAAACGAGAGTCCATTGGTGTCGTCTGCGATGAACTGTTCATGCTTTGTCTAGCTGTGGCTGCGGGGGCCTGGGCTTGAAACCGTCTCAGCAGCGGTCACGCTGCTGATGGAACCAACTCCTGCAAGCTGAGGCAGCGGCTCATTATTAATCAATGCAACCGCCAATGATTCCAGTTGGTCTGCTGTTCTCGCTCCAAGCGAACGGCCGCGCATCACACCGTCGGCTGAAAATAAATTGAGCTGTGGAATCCCTGTGACGTCATACCGGTCGATCAAATCCAGCCAGCGTGGGTTGTCGATATTCACCAGAACAACGTCAAGTTGATCGGCATGATTCTGTTCCGTTTGGAGCATCGCGGGTGCCATGGCTTGGCA
This window harbors:
- the thyX gene encoding FAD-dependent thymidylate synthase; its protein translation is MDSRFRVDLIAATPNPQQCVYVGMHQDYSEGFVAGDREQWPDETKAGEICVKRLLAGERGHYGPMEHAQIVLNVGWFPHSVMQQARTHRVGVSFDVQSMRYTGDRICRAALGELDLEEVFYLRPVGEYSDRKGKKYLYSEAERQKDLNHCKISAERYQELLQAGFAEEHARGILPFDYRQHFVVSFTLRAFLHFMDLRAKLDAQQEIRELCDLMWPHLKAWTPEFATWYEKTRLHKARLAP
- the dcd gene encoding dCTP deaminase; amino-acid sequence: MLKNDRWITDQADAGMLEPFQNGLVRHLDPDQRKSPVLSFGCSSYGYDLRLSPKEFLIFRHVPGTIMNPKRFNPDNLESTPIHHDEDGDYFILPAHSYGLGVALEKMRVPPNITVICLGKSTYARLGIIVNTTPAEAGWEGHLTLEFSNSSGADCRIYANEGICQLLFFEGDPCETTYSDRQGKYQHQPERVTLAKV
- a CDS encoding thioredoxin domain-containing protein, encoding MTGSSAPATLTPLQKGLLLMTALVLAAGLFLLRNGLNQEAPLDQLARQSLDPEVALNNSRPTVLEFYADWCEACQAMAPAMLQTEQNHADQLDVVLVNIDNPRWLDLIDRYDVTGIPQLNLFSADGVMRGRSLGARTADQLESLAVALINNEPLPQLAGVGSISSVTAAETVSSPGPRSHS
- a CDS encoding cob(I)yrinic acid a,c-diamide adenosyltransferase codes for the protein MTISLSPLHHSREPRTGDHRTLEQAGLRRLPSVEARPPLRLVAPEGQLQVHTASFRGSFSGVLSQALRTAGLGSNVLIAQFLKGGVGQGPESRLTLCDRLRWLRPSVTECLSEEASSRDDEVKEAVQSVWEICKTHLLEGTLDQLVLDEIGLAIELGYLSHEDVLSVLEQRPSAMDVIVTGPAIPAEMMEMADQVTELRRGF
- the ntcA gene encoding global nitrogen regulator NtcA, encoding MGEVSRGFSRYAPPTIRPVGSNFGSPSVPASRTLQDVIRGLDGANTEMVERGKTIFFPGDPAEKVYLIRRGAVRLSRVYESGEEITVALLRENSLFGVLSLLTGHRSDRFYHSIAFTRVEMVTAPATSVRQAIEADTSVGLLLLQGLSSRILQTETMIETLTHRDMSSRLVSFLLVLCRDFGVPGQRGITIDLRLSHQAIAEAIGSTRVTITRLLGDLKSSSLVDIDRKKITVLDPIALAKRFS
- the rph gene encoding ribonuclease PH — encoded protein: MTDTSRNDGRQPGDLRPFSISWDPMGFALSSVIIHSGRTAVLCSVCHQEGVPRWRKDQGKGWLSAEYRLLPGSTPERQNRELLKLSGRTQEIQRLIGRSLRAAINMEALGENTLRIDCDVIQADAGTRTAAISGSWVALQRACERLVQQGVLNTNPVQSQVAAVSVGVIHNRPLLDLDYSEDSQADVDLNIVMNEEGHLLELQGTAEGAPFSRDQLNALLDLAEPGLKQIMNDQRTALSAR
- a CDS encoding DUF3084 domain-containing protein, coding for MTGWFLLLALLVLGGVLSTLGDRLGSRVGKARLSLLGLRPKRTAVVITVLTGSLISALSLGLLLLVSRQLRVGLFELNALESKLRSSRADLKTSKRAQKQAGKELTTAQQRAAELRRTLKPLQEQTRSLEEERQRLSQDVDAKDVEIQRTEQELSAVRSQIRSGEKELNQLEDSLLALRRGNVAISSGQPLATATLKLERPDQAKAVIDQLLRDANLQAYQKVLPGQPVERQLLLVPRPDIQRLEQTIRKPGTWVVNIRSAANVLLGETVVYAFPEVRPNVTVTREGEVLARTTLASNERDPEAVRNRLNLLLASTLAEVQRRGSLSKGLQFDGSAINALGQELIDRNGGLTALEAVALRRSETADPIAIQLRLSQ